TCGCGTGGCCCCGCTGGATCGTCTCCCAGGCATCGTGCTGGGCACGGTCCTCCTCTTCACCCTCGTCGAACTGCCAGCCAATCGCCGTGGGATAGAGCAGCATCTCGGCGCCGGCCGTGACCGTCAGCCTGGCTGCCTCGGGAAACCACTGGTCCCAGCAAACGAGGGTACCGAGGCGTCCGTGGCGGGTCTGCGCCGATTGGAAGCCCAGGTCTCCGGGGCTGAAGTAGAACTTCTCGTAGTAGAGAGGATCGTCCGGGATGTGCATCTTCCGGTACATCCCGACCTGGCGACCGGACTCGTCGAAGGTGAGCGCCGTGTTGTGGTAGACGCCAGCCGCCCGCCGTTCGAAGAGCGAGGCCACCAACGCCACCTCATGCCGCCCAGCGGCCTTGGCCAGGGCCTCGCTGGTGGGTCCGGGAATCGGCTCGGCCAGGTCGAAGCGAGCCGGATCCTCCTCCTGGCATGGGTAGGGCGTCAGGAAGAGCTCGGGAAGACAAACCACCTGGGCGCCACGCTCGGCGGCGAGTCCGATCTGGACGAGCGCCTCCTCGAGATTCGCATCCGGGGCTTCGCTGGGCCGCATTTGCACCAGGGCCAGCCGCAGGGGATCCATGGCCGCAGGATCGCAAACAGGCCGTGACCGCGCCTGTCAGGGGCCGGAGTCGGGTCGGGCTGTGACCGCGCCTGTCATGAGGCCGGGCCAGGGTGAGGTCATGTCGCACACACCGCCCCCGTTCCCCTCTTGGCTAGCTGGCGCCCTCCAGACCTGTGGTGTCGTCTCCTTGATGATCGCCCTGGGCCTCGGCGTCGCCCTGCTGGGGAGTACAATGGCGCGCCCATGGAAGAGCCCGAGCACTGGCTCGTCGATGGCTTCAATGTCTTGCACGTGGCCCTCCTTCACGGCCGGGAACGAGGCCGCTGGTGGCGCGCGGAAGCCCGGAACCAGCT
The nucleotide sequence above comes from bacterium. Encoded proteins:
- a CDS encoding carbon-nitrogen hydrolase, which codes for MDPLRLALVQMRPSEAPDANLEEALVQIGLAAERGAQVVCLPELFLTPYPCQEEDPARFDLAEPIPGPTSEALAKAAGRHEVALVASLFERRAAGVYHNTALTFDESGRQVGMYRKMHIPDDPLYYEKFYFSPGDLGFQSAQTRHGRLGTLVCWDQWFPEAARLTVTAGAEMLLYPTAIGWQFDEGEEEDRAQHDAWETIQRGHAIANGVFVAAVNRVGHEGGIRFWGQSFVADPRGRVIARASASEPELLIVDCDLAAVEQARREWPFLRDRRIDAYDDLTRRLRD